A genomic stretch from Channa argus isolate prfri chromosome 24, Channa argus male v1.0, whole genome shotgun sequence includes:
- the zgc:165604 gene encoding immunoglobulin superfamily member 11, whose translation MGSSGRWTLWTLCLWFTSQETVALRVSTRESSLEVVQGDFVVLPCSFFTSSPLSRLNVIWTLAPFFSPETPIQVIVYDHGQVIEDPSLIGRVGFTGIPWSADIVLNDTRVSDAGVYRCMVNNPPETADPGIGELLLSVLAPPSLPVCQWDGDIDSGGSVTLSCSVAEGVPTPEIRWDKINPEEISLPINMEGDLSGSVQIVNVSSQTSGLYRCSATNLLGTENCYVNLSIYSTTDSSSGMLLGVLLTLTMSLVMLVLMVLLLWLHRMGQNRRQREGKEEEACYNEIRYTASLMKRSFV comes from the exons ATGGGCTCTTCTGGAAGATGGACGCTCTGGACTTTGTGCTTGTGGTTCACTTCTCAGGAGACTG TTGCACTCAGGGTTTCCACTAGGGAATCCAGTCTGGAGGTGGTTCAAGGGGATTTTGTTGTCCTGCCCTGTTCCTTCTTCACCTCCAGCCCCCTTTCCAGACTCAACGTTATCTGGACCCTGGCTCCGTTCTTCAGTCCTGAAACTCCAATACAG GTAATTGTGTATGACCATGGACAAGTTATTGAAGACCCCTCCCTCATTGGTAGGGTGGGTTTTACAG GTATTCCCTGGAGTGCAGATATTGTCCTGAATGACACACGTGTATCAGATGCAGGTGTTTACCGCTGCATGGTCAATAACCCACCAGAGACAGCAGATCCTGGTATAGGAGAACTGCTCCTCAGTGTCTTGG CACCACCTTCTCTGCCTGTGTGCCAGTGGGATGGAGATATTGATAGTGGAGGAAGTGTCACGTTGTCCTGCTCAGTAGCGGAGGGTGTGCCGACTCCAGAGATCCGCTGGGATAAAATTAATCCAGAGGAAATCTCCCTCCCGATCAACATGGAGG GGGATCTGTCAGGCTCTGTCCAAATAGTCAATGTGTCCTCTCAGACATCTGGCCTGTATCGCTGCTCTGCCACTAACCTCCTGGGGACAGAGAACTGCTACGTCAACCTGTCCATCTACAGCA ccacagacagtTCTTCCGGCATGCTGCTGGGTGTACTGCTGACCTTGACCATGAGCTTGGTAATGCTGGTGTTGATGGTGCTTCTGTTGTGGCTCCATCGTATGGGGcaaaacagaagacagaggGAAGGGAAGGAAGAAGAGGCGTGTTACAATGAGATCCGGTACACTGCGTCTCTGATGAAAcgctcatttgtttaa
- the dlat gene encoding dihydrolipoyllysine-residue acetyltransferase component of pyruvate dehydrogenase complex, mitochondrial, with amino-acid sequence MYRLILRLRLSAGLRCPRALPSGPIALGSRFVPGTGCLRRLHRGAGTRAVFSGSGATQRAALLLAQSKRFYSLPPHQKVELPALSPTMQTGTIARWEKKEGEKIREGDLIAEVETDKATVGFEMMDECYMAKILVPEGTRDVGIGSVICITVDNPDLIPAFKDVTLDSIKMAGATSSPAVSAPPPPPSPPSPPAAAPPAAPGSSYPPHMKIALPALSPTMTMGTVQRWEKKVGEKLSEGDLLAEIETDKATIGFEVQEEGYLAKILVAEGTRDVPLGAPLCIIVEKESDVAAFKDYVETGVAEVSMPPPAPVAALAPAPAAAAPSLAPAASTPAAPRKGRVFASPLAKKLAAEKGIDLAQVSGSGPDGRITRKDVEGFVPSKAAPAAAAAPTPAPAPAARASAAFPAAPPGTFTDIPISNIRKVIAQRLMQSKQTIPHYYLSIDVNMDQVLELRNELNAEVKAQNIKLSVNDFLIKASALACLKVPECNSSWMDTIIRQNHVVDVSVAVSTASGLITPIVFNAHTKGLAAISNDVSALAAKAREGKLQPHEFQGGTFTISNLGMFGIKNFSAIINPPQACILAVGGSEKRLMPADNEKGFDVASMMSVTLSCDHRVVDGAVGAQWLAEFRKFLEKPVTMLL; translated from the exons ATGTATCGGCTCATCCTGCGGCTCAGGCTGTCCGCCGGGCTCCGCTGTCCCCGTGCCCTCCCGAGCGGGCCTATTGCGCTGGGCTCCCGATTCGTACCCGGAACCGGCTGTCTGAGGCGGCTTCACCGCGGAGCGGGTACCCGGGCCGTGTTCTCGGGTTCCGGAGCGACTCAGAGGGCGGCTCTGCTGCTTGCTCAGAGCAAGCGTTTCTACAGCCTGCCGCCCCACCAGAAG GTAGAGCTTCCTGCACTGTCACCTACTATGCAGACAGGGACAATCGCTCGTTGGGagaaaaaggagggagagaaaatccGCGAGGGAGATCTTATAGCTGAG GTAGAGACTGACAAGGCCACCGTGGGTTTTGAGATGATGGACGAGTGCTATATGGCAAAGATTCTGGTTCCTGAAGGAACCAGAGATGTCGGCATTGGATCAGTAATCTGCATCACGGTTGACAA CCCGGACCTAATCCCAGCTTTTAAAGACGTAACTTTGGACTCAATAAAAATGGCTGGTGCCACTTCTTCACCAGctgtctctgctcctcctcctcctccttcccctccttctcctcctgctgctgccccTCCTGCAGCTCCAGGCAGCTCTTATCCCCCACACATGAAG ATTGCACTTCCTGCCCTTTCACCCACCATGACAATGGGGACCGTGCAGCGCTGGGAAAAGAAGGTTGGAGAGAAGTTGAGTGAAGGAGATCTGCTGGCTGAGATTGAGACTGACAAGGCAACAATCG GCTTTGAGGTGCAGGAAGAAGGATATTTGGCTAAAATCCTGGTGGCAGAGGGAACCCGAGATGTCCCGCTAGGAGCACCACTCTGCATCATTGTAGAGAAAGAAAGTGATGTTGCTGCCTTTAAAGATTATGTGGAAACTGGTGTGGCAGAGGTTTCCATGCCTCCTCCTGCCCCAGTAGCAGCACTG GCTCCAGCTCCCGCTGCTGCAGCACCAAGTCTTGCTCCTGCTGCCTCCACTCCAGCAGCACCCAGGAAGGGGCGTGTATTTGCCAGTCCACTTGCCAAGAAACTTGCTGCTGAGAAAGGAATTGACCTGGCACAGGTTAGCG GTTCTGGTCCTGATGGACGAATCACCAGGAAAGATGTTGAGGGCTTTGTTCCTTCAAAGGCTGCACCT gccgctgctgctgctcccactccagctccagctccagctgctCGTGCATCTGCTGCATTTCCTGCTGCACCACCTGGGACCTTCACAGATATCCCTATCAGCAACATCCGCAAg GTCATCGCTCAGAGGTTGATGCAGTCCAAGCAAACTATCCCCCACTATTATCTCTCTATAGATGTCAACATGGATCAAGTGCTTGAGCTTCGGAATGAACTCAATGCT GAAGTGAAAGCCCAAAATATTAAACTTAGCGTGAATGACTTCCTCATCAAAGCCAGTGCTCTGGCCTGTCTCAAGGTTCCTGAGTGCAACTCCTCCTGGATGGACACTATCATCCGTCA GAATCATGTGGTGGACGTGAGTGTAGCAGTAAGCACAGCCAGTGGTTTGATCACGCCCATAGTGTTCAATGCCCACACCAAAGGACTGGCTGCCATTAGCAATGATGTGTCCGCTCTAGCTGCCAAAGCAAGAGAAGGAAAACTTCAGCCACATGAGTTCCAG GGAGGTACATTCACCATATCTAATTTGGGGATGTTTGGTATCAAGAACTTCTCGGCGATCATCAACCCTCCCCAGGCCTGTATACTTGCTGTGGGGGGCTCAGAGAAGCGGCTGATGCCTGCGGATAACGAAAAAGG GTTTGACGTAGCCAGCATGATGTCGGTGACACTCAGCTGTGACCACCGAGTGGTGGATGGGGCAGTCGGCGCACAGTGGCTTGCAGAATTCCGCAAGTTCCTAGAGAAACCTGTCACCATGCTGTTGTGA